From Micromonospora sp. NBC_01699, a single genomic window includes:
- the thiD gene encoding bifunctional hydroxymethylpyrimidine kinase/phosphomethylpyrimidine kinase, whose protein sequence is MTPPVALTIAGSDSGAGAGIQADLKVFAALGVYGTSVITALTAQNTHQVRAVLPTPADLVTVQLDAVLSDLPVLAVKTGMLGTVEVADAVAAHARAGLLPNLVVDPVLVSTSGHRLGVVAAVARLLPYALVATPNREEAAAIVGRPVTTTDDMVAAAEQIAAGGPRHVVVTGGGDDDRTDAVDVFWTGGRARLLAGPRIPTRNTHGTGCSFSAAIAARIALGDPVPEAIVFAKEYVARALAGARDWRLGTGHGPLDHFGWSR, encoded by the coding sequence GTGACGCCACCGGTGGCGCTGACCATCGCCGGCTCCGACTCCGGGGCGGGCGCCGGCATCCAGGCCGACCTGAAGGTCTTCGCGGCCCTCGGTGTCTACGGCACCTCCGTCATCACCGCGCTCACCGCGCAGAACACCCACCAGGTACGCGCCGTCCTGCCGACCCCCGCCGACCTGGTCACCGTACAACTCGACGCCGTCCTGTCGGACCTGCCGGTGCTGGCCGTCAAGACCGGGATGCTCGGCACGGTGGAGGTCGCGGACGCGGTGGCGGCACACGCCCGCGCCGGTCTGCTGCCGAACCTGGTGGTCGACCCGGTGCTCGTCTCGACCAGCGGCCACCGGCTCGGCGTCGTCGCCGCGGTGGCCCGGCTGCTGCCGTACGCCCTGGTCGCGACGCCGAACCGGGAGGAGGCCGCGGCGATCGTCGGACGCCCGGTGACCACCACCGACGACATGGTCGCCGCCGCCGAGCAGATCGCCGCCGGCGGACCCCGCCACGTCGTCGTCACCGGCGGCGGTGACGACGACCGGACCGACGCGGTGGACGTGTTCTGGACCGGCGGCCGGGCCCGGCTGCTCGCCGGCCCGCGTATCCCCACCCGGAACACGCACGGCACCGGTTGCTCCTTCTCGGCGGCCATTGCCGCCCGGATCGCACTCGGAGACCCGGTCCCGGAGGCGATCGTGTTCGCCAAGGAGTACGTCGCCCGCGCGCTCGCCGGTGCGCGCGACTGGAGGTTGGGCACCGGCCATGGACCGCTGGACCACTTCGGTTGGTCCCGCTGA
- a CDS encoding ThuA domain-containing protein: protein MSRPRPRHALRGALSHALLSLAVAVTSTAAALVAAPSAAQAAPAAAAADPYSVLVFSKTAGFRHGSIPSGIAAIQQLGAANGFSVTATEDGAAFTDANLAQYKAVIWLSTTGDVLDDTQQAAFERYVEAGGGYVGIHAASDTEYNWPWYGGLVGAYFNAHPANQQATVKVEDPAHPSTAGLPAQWSRFDEWYNFRTNPRANLHVLASLDERSYTPGTGAMGADHPTAWCQDYEGGRSWYTGGGHTNESFAEPQFLTHLLGGIETAAGVVDADCSASKTSSFEKVSLDNNTNNPMELDIAPDGRVFYVERDGRIQIIKPNTGTTVTAVTLPVFTGNEDGLLGIQLDPDFATNNWVYVYYAPNGGAARNYLSRFTVEGDTINAATEKVVLQIPTQRNTCCHAGGSITFDSQGNLYLALGDNTNPFESDSFTPIDERPGRQDYDAQRSSGNTNDLRGKVLRIHPEDDGTYTVPAGNLFAPGTAQTKPEIYAMGFRNPFRIGVDPQTDTLYVGDYGPDAGAANPNRGPEGTVEWNIVTPGNYGWPYCHGANYAYNDYPFPSGPSGAKFNCAAPVNNSPNNTGLTNLPPAISATVDFDYSGNPLFPEIGGGGAPMGGPVYRYDENLNSERKWPAYYDGKALLGEWNQNKMYTMQVSADGKSLVDINQLLTGMSMLRPMDFEFGPDGALYLIEWGTGFGGNNDNSGIYRIDYIAGERSPIAVANAEPTSGPAPLAVQFSSAGSRDPDGGTLTYAWNFGDNATSTDPNPAHTYAAAGNYNAQLTVTNPKGRTAVANIPVTVGNTAPTVSIEFPPDGGFFEWGDLVKYKVNVTDPEDGTIDCDRVVLQYYLGHDQHAHPLQSYTGCEGSVQTLLASGHGAEANVFGVFEAVYTDAGGAGGSNALTGRAIEQLQPKRTQAEYYTSTGRVAGSTSGGDPGVQRQATTDTAGGFENIGFIEDGDWWAIEPANLTGIDSLRFRAASAGGGARIEVRTGAVDGPLVATATVPSTGGWQTFVDVPAAITTPSTSSGTLYFVARNPTGSTGTGAILNVNWTDFLGRGVTDNAPPVVTASANPTTGVAPVQVAFSGTATDPENDAPFTYAWDFGDGGTANTANATHTYTVPGNFTATLTVTDARGAATSAYVPVAVTAPNTSCFGARSDDFTGTSLDKSRWSTVIRENQLYSVSNGSLVLPTAVGDLYGGTNNATNVVLQPAPSGAWQATTKVTLSATANYHQAGLIVYGDDANYAKLDLLYSDSRKFELIRETAGTPRNEAADGIAVPAGMGDTFYVRLTSDGTNLTGAFSVDGQTFTPVGRPAALAGIENPKVGLFALNGNTTASVNDAKFDWFQLTPDEPAGPVVPSDEFTGTSLDKCKWNAIVREDPTGYRVTGGGLQIDVPNGDIYGAGGTPPPNFILQNAPAGDWTIETRVDGSQFNEQYQQGGLIVYGDDDNYLKLDYIVDNQPGQTLVRRVEFRSEIAAAVQDPQPNGANITGGIWHLRLAKAGNTYTASYSANGTDWTALPALTNAAVGATPKFGLFTLGASQQASKPATFDYFRVSTAVDDSTAPVTTSAVAGTPTGGWYTAATTVTLAATDNTGGSGVASTEYQLDAATTWTAYTEPILVSGDGAHQVRFRSTDEAGNVEATKTVDLKIDATAPVTSATFAPPSDSGWHAGTIPVTLAATDAGAGVSKLEWSLDGGAWTPYTTAVNVSGDGQHELLYRATDAAGNAETLKSAIVKIDGTKPTVLVSGLADGQLYGDSADVRVSWQAVDPTSGLEATIGTLDGQPYANNTLQALYDLSLGLHELTVTATDKAGNTTTSSVRFFVTTSFRDMQNLQDRFKSTSRLSTKAHRQLTNKLTAVRDSEAAGDDRRAVQQLTAYKALVADTALVTDADVRDVLTRDADAMIVRLGGTATKAGVKANADKSVQGAGRLAEDPTRIKQGGKL, encoded by the coding sequence GTGTCAAGACCTCGCCCGCGCCACGCGCTGCGCGGCGCCCTCAGCCATGCGCTGCTGAGTCTCGCGGTCGCTGTCACCTCGACGGCGGCCGCACTCGTAGCAGCCCCGAGCGCCGCACAGGCGGCCCCGGCCGCCGCGGCTGCCGACCCGTACTCCGTACTGGTCTTCTCCAAGACGGCCGGCTTCCGGCACGGCTCGATCCCGTCGGGCATCGCGGCCATCCAGCAGCTCGGCGCGGCGAACGGGTTCTCCGTCACCGCGACCGAGGACGGTGCCGCGTTCACCGACGCCAACCTCGCCCAGTACAAGGCGGTGATCTGGCTCTCCACCACCGGTGACGTGCTCGACGACACCCAGCAGGCGGCGTTCGAGCGCTACGTCGAGGCCGGCGGCGGGTACGTCGGTATCCACGCCGCCTCGGACACCGAGTACAACTGGCCGTGGTACGGCGGACTGGTCGGCGCGTACTTCAACGCGCACCCGGCCAACCAGCAGGCCACGGTGAAGGTCGAGGACCCGGCGCACCCGTCCACCGCCGGCCTGCCGGCCCAGTGGTCCCGCTTCGACGAGTGGTACAACTTCCGGACCAACCCGCGCGCGAACCTGCACGTGCTGGCCAGCCTGGACGAGCGCAGCTACACCCCGGGCACCGGCGCGATGGGCGCCGACCACCCGACCGCGTGGTGTCAGGACTACGAGGGTGGCCGATCCTGGTACACCGGCGGCGGCCACACCAACGAGTCGTTCGCGGAACCGCAGTTCCTCACCCACCTGCTCGGCGGCATCGAGACCGCCGCGGGTGTCGTGGACGCCGATTGCAGCGCGTCGAAGACCAGCAGCTTCGAGAAGGTGTCGTTGGACAACAACACCAACAACCCGATGGAGCTGGACATCGCCCCCGACGGGCGGGTCTTCTACGTCGAGCGCGACGGCCGGATCCAGATCATCAAGCCGAACACCGGCACCACGGTCACCGCGGTGACCCTGCCGGTCTTCACCGGTAACGAGGACGGTCTGCTGGGCATCCAGCTCGACCCGGACTTCGCCACCAACAACTGGGTGTACGTCTACTACGCACCCAACGGCGGCGCGGCCCGCAACTACCTCTCCCGGTTCACCGTCGAGGGCGACACCATCAACGCCGCCACCGAGAAGGTGGTGCTCCAGATCCCGACGCAGCGCAACACGTGCTGCCACGCGGGCGGCAGCATCACCTTCGACAGCCAGGGCAACCTCTACCTGGCGCTCGGTGACAACACCAACCCGTTCGAGTCGGACTCCTTCACCCCGATCGACGAGCGGCCGGGCCGGCAGGACTACGACGCGCAGCGTTCCTCGGGCAACACCAACGACCTGCGCGGCAAGGTGCTCCGGATCCACCCGGAGGACGACGGCACCTACACCGTGCCGGCCGGCAACCTGTTCGCCCCGGGCACCGCGCAGACCAAGCCCGAGATCTACGCGATGGGCTTCCGGAACCCGTTCCGGATCGGCGTCGACCCGCAGACCGACACCCTGTACGTCGGTGACTACGGCCCGGACGCCGGCGCGGCGAACCCGAACCGTGGCCCCGAGGGCACGGTCGAGTGGAACATCGTCACGCCGGGCAACTACGGCTGGCCGTACTGCCACGGTGCGAACTACGCGTACAACGACTACCCGTTCCCGTCGGGACCGAGTGGTGCGAAGTTCAACTGCGCGGCGCCGGTCAACAACTCGCCGAACAACACCGGCCTGACCAACCTGCCGCCGGCCATCTCGGCCACGGTCGACTTCGACTACAGCGGCAACCCGCTGTTCCCGGAGATCGGCGGCGGCGGCGCACCCATGGGTGGCCCGGTCTACCGGTACGACGAGAACCTCAACTCGGAGCGCAAGTGGCCTGCCTACTACGACGGCAAGGCGCTGCTCGGCGAGTGGAACCAGAACAAGATGTACACCATGCAGGTGAGTGCCGACGGCAAGTCGCTGGTCGACATCAACCAGCTGCTGACCGGCATGAGCATGCTGCGGCCGATGGACTTCGAGTTCGGTCCGGACGGGGCGCTGTACCTGATCGAGTGGGGTACCGGCTTCGGCGGCAACAACGACAACTCGGGCATCTACCGGATCGACTACATCGCCGGTGAGCGCTCGCCGATCGCGGTCGCCAACGCCGAACCCACCTCGGGTCCGGCTCCGCTGGCCGTGCAGTTCTCCAGTGCCGGGTCGCGTGACCCGGACGGTGGCACCCTGACGTATGCCTGGAACTTCGGCGACAACGCCACCTCGACCGACCCCAACCCGGCGCACACCTACGCGGCGGCGGGCAACTACAACGCGCAGCTCACGGTCACCAACCCCAAGGGGCGGACCGCGGTTGCCAACATTCCGGTCACGGTGGGCAACACCGCGCCGACCGTCTCCATCGAGTTCCCGCCGGACGGCGGCTTCTTCGAGTGGGGCGACCTGGTCAAGTACAAGGTCAACGTGACCGACCCCGAGGACGGGACGATCGACTGCGACCGGGTGGTGCTCCAGTACTACCTGGGTCACGACCAGCACGCGCACCCGCTTCAGTCGTACACCGGCTGTGAGGGTTCGGTCCAGACGCTGCTCGCCTCCGGGCACGGCGCCGAGGCGAACGTCTTCGGTGTCTTCGAGGCCGTCTACACCGACGCCGGCGGCGCCGGTGGGTCGAACGCCCTGACCGGGCGGGCGATCGAGCAGCTCCAGCCGAAGCGCACCCAGGCCGAGTACTACACCTCGACCGGCCGGGTGGCCGGGTCGACCAGCGGTGGTGACCCGGGCGTGCAGCGTCAGGCGACCACCGACACCGCCGGTGGATTCGAGAACATCGGGTTCATCGAGGACGGCGACTGGTGGGCGATCGAGCCGGCGAACCTGACCGGCATCGACTCGCTCCGCTTCCGGGCCGCTTCGGCCGGCGGCGGCGCTCGGATCGAGGTCCGTACCGGCGCGGTCGACGGCCCGCTGGTCGCGACCGCCACGGTGCCGAGCACCGGTGGTTGGCAGACCTTCGTCGACGTACCGGCGGCGATCACCACCCCGAGCACCAGCAGCGGCACGCTGTACTTCGTGGCGCGTAACCCCACCGGCTCCACCGGAACCGGTGCGATCCTGAACGTGAACTGGACCGACTTCCTCGGTCGGGGTGTCACCGACAACGCCCCGCCGGTGGTCACCGCCTCCGCGAACCCCACCACCGGCGTCGCGCCGGTGCAGGTCGCCTTCAGCGGTACGGCCACCGACCCGGAGAACGACGCCCCGTTCACGTACGCCTGGGACTTCGGTGACGGCGGCACGGCGAACACCGCCAACGCCACCCACACCTACACCGTGCCGGGCAACTTCACCGCCACCCTGACCGTGACCGACGCGCGTGGTGCGGCCACGAGCGCCTACGTCCCGGTTGCGGTGACCGCGCCGAACACGTCCTGCTTCGGGGCGCGCTCGGACGACTTCACCGGTACCTCGCTGGACAAGTCGCGCTGGTCGACCGTGATCCGGGAGAACCAGCTCTACTCGGTCAGCAACGGCAGCCTGGTCCTGCCGACCGCGGTCGGTGACCTGTACGGCGGCACGAACAACGCCACCAACGTGGTGCTCCAGCCCGCCCCGAGCGGTGCCTGGCAGGCGACCACCAAGGTGACGCTGAGCGCGACCGCCAACTACCACCAGGCTGGTCTGATCGTCTACGGCGACGACGCGAACTACGCCAAGCTCGACCTGCTCTACTCGGACAGCCGCAAGTTCGAGCTGATCCGGGAGACCGCTGGCACGCCGCGCAACGAGGCCGCCGACGGGATCGCCGTACCGGCCGGGATGGGCGACACGTTCTACGTCCGGCTGACCAGTGACGGCACCAACCTGACCGGGGCCTTCTCGGTCGACGGTCAGACCTTCACCCCGGTTGGTCGGCCGGCCGCGCTGGCCGGCATCGAGAACCCGAAGGTGGGCCTGTTCGCGCTGAACGGCAACACCACGGCCTCGGTGAACGACGCCAAGTTCGACTGGTTCCAGCTCACCCCGGACGAGCCGGCCGGCCCGGTCGTGCCGTCCGACGAGTTCACCGGTACCAGCCTGGACAAGTGCAAGTGGAACGCGATCGTCCGGGAGGACCCGACCGGTTACCGGGTGACCGGTGGCGGCCTCCAGATCGACGTGCCGAACGGTGACATCTACGGAGCCGGTGGCACCCCGCCGCCGAACTTCATCCTTCAGAACGCGCCGGCCGGTGACTGGACGATCGAGACCAGGGTCGACGGCAGCCAGTTCAACGAGCAGTACCAGCAGGGCGGTCTCATCGTCTACGGCGACGACGACAACTACCTGAAGCTGGACTACATCGTCGACAACCAGCCCGGTCAGACGCTGGTACGGCGGGTCGAGTTCCGCAGCGAGATCGCCGCCGCGGTGCAGGACCCGCAGCCCAACGGTGCCAACATCACCGGCGGGATCTGGCACCTGCGGTTGGCCAAGGCCGGCAACACGTACACCGCGTCGTACTCGGCGAACGGGACCGACTGGACGGCGCTGCCGGCGCTGACCAACGCGGCCGTGGGTGCCACGCCGAAGTTCGGCCTCTTCACCCTCGGCGCGAGCCAGCAGGCGTCGAAGCCGGCGACGTTCGACTACTTCCGGGTGAGCACCGCGGTCGACGACTCGACCGCACCGGTGACCACCTCGGCAGTGGCCGGTACGCCGACCGGCGGCTGGTACACCGCCGCCACCACGGTCACCCTGGCCGCCACCGACAACACCGGTGGCAGCGGTGTGGCGAGCACCGAGTACCAGCTCGACGCGGCCACCACCTGGACCGCCTACACCGAGCCGATCCTGGTCTCCGGTGACGGTGCGCACCAGGTGCGGTTCCGCTCGACCGACGAGGCCGGCAACGTCGAGGCGACGAAGACCGTCGACCTCAAGATCGACGCGACCGCGCCGGTCACCTCGGCGACCTTCGCGCCCCCGTCCGACAGCGGATGGCACGCCGGGACGATCCCGGTGACGCTGGCCGCCACCGACGCGGGTGCCGGGGTCAGCAAGCTGGAGTGGTCCCTGGACGGTGGCGCCTGGACGCCGTACACCACGGCGGTCAACGTCAGCGGCGACGGACAGCACGAGCTGCTGTACCGGGCCACCGACGCGGCCGGTAACGCCGAGACGCTGAAGTCGGCGATCGTCAAGATCGACGGCACCAAGCCGACCGTACTGGTCTCCGGCCTCGCCGACGGCCAGCTCTACGGCGACAGCGCCGACGTACGGGTCTCCTGGCAGGCGGTCGACCCGACCTCCGGTCTGGAAGCCACCATCGGCACCCTGGACGGCCAGCCGTACGCCAACAACACCCTGCAAGCCCTCTACGACCTGTCGTTGGGCCTGCACGAGCTGACCGTCACCGCGACCGACAAGGCCGGCAACACCACGACCTCGTCGGTACGCTTCTTCGTCACCACCTCGTTCCGGGACATGCAGAACCTGCAAGACCGGTTCAAGTCCACCAGTCGGCTCTCCACCAAGGCCCACCGGCAGCTCACCAACAAGCTGACCGCGGTCCGGGACTCGGAGGCCGCCGGTGACGACAGGCGGGCGGTGCAGCAGTTGACCGCCTACAAGGCGCTGGTTGCCGACACCGCCCTGGTCACCGACGCGGATGTGCGCGACGTGCTGACCAGGGACGCCGACGCAATGATCGTCCGGCTCGGTGGCACCGCCACCAAGGCGGGCGTGAAGGCCAACGCCGACAAGTCGGTCCAGGGAGCGGGACGCCTCGCCGAGGACCCGACCCGGATCAAGCAGGGCGGCAAGCTCTAA
- the thiS gene encoding sulfur carrier protein ThiS, with translation MELTVNGTDHSLPGPVTVADLVATVTGQGRGVAVAVNGEVVPRAGWPAAVLRSGDRVEVLTAAQGG, from the coding sequence GTGGAACTGACCGTGAACGGTACGGACCACAGCTTGCCCGGCCCGGTGACCGTGGCGGACCTCGTCGCCACCGTCACCGGCCAGGGCCGCGGCGTGGCCGTCGCGGTCAACGGCGAGGTCGTCCCCCGGGCCGGCTGGCCGGCGGCGGTGCTGCGATCCGGCGACCGGGTCGAGGTGCTGACCGCGGCCCAGGGCGGGTGA
- the thiO gene encoding glycine oxidase ThiO produces MRTTGRTDVAVVGGGPIGLAIAWRAAQRGMRVLVHDPDPGSGASGVAAGMLAPVAEASFGEEALTRLLLDSAARWPRFAAEVAAAAGLTGVADLGYRTEGTLVVGRTADDLAQARRLWTYQRGLGLPITALDATGLHDREPLLAPRVRGGAHAPDDHQVDPRRLVPALRLAALRSGVVLVSAAVRDLAELDAGTVVVAAGCGAAALTGLPIRPVKGQILRLRAPGGEPPAFRHVIRGYNDGRTVYLVPRHDGEVVVGATVEERADHTVTAGGVLELLRDATDLVPELAEYELAETMAGHRPGTPDNAPVIGPLADRPDVIVASGHYRHGILLTPVTAERVVDLLTSGVVDPALAPFTPDRFTRTEHAPSREEIR; encoded by the coding sequence TTGCGCACCACCGGCCGAACCGACGTGGCCGTGGTCGGCGGTGGTCCGATCGGACTCGCCATCGCCTGGCGGGCCGCGCAGCGGGGAATGCGGGTGCTGGTGCACGACCCCGATCCGGGCAGCGGGGCGTCCGGCGTCGCCGCCGGCATGCTCGCCCCGGTCGCCGAGGCGTCCTTCGGCGAGGAGGCGCTGACCCGGCTGCTGCTCGACTCCGCCGCCCGGTGGCCCCGCTTCGCCGCCGAGGTGGCGGCCGCCGCCGGACTGACCGGAGTCGCCGACCTCGGCTACCGCACCGAGGGCACCCTGGTGGTCGGGCGCACCGCCGACGACCTGGCGCAGGCCCGCCGGCTCTGGACGTACCAGCGGGGACTCGGGCTGCCGATCACCGCACTGGACGCGACCGGGCTGCACGACCGCGAGCCGTTGCTCGCCCCCCGGGTACGCGGCGGCGCGCACGCGCCCGACGACCACCAGGTCGACCCGCGCCGCCTGGTCCCCGCCCTGCGGCTGGCCGCCCTCCGGTCCGGGGTGGTACTCGTGTCGGCCGCCGTGCGCGACCTCGCCGAACTCGACGCCGGCACCGTGGTGGTCGCCGCCGGCTGCGGTGCCGCCGCCCTGACCGGACTGCCGATCCGGCCGGTGAAGGGACAGATCCTCCGGCTGCGCGCACCCGGCGGGGAACCACCGGCCTTCCGGCACGTGATCCGGGGCTACAACGACGGCCGCACGGTCTACCTGGTTCCCCGGCACGACGGCGAGGTGGTCGTCGGCGCCACCGTCGAGGAACGCGCCGACCACACCGTCACCGCCGGCGGGGTGCTCGAACTGCTCCGCGACGCGACCGACCTGGTGCCGGAACTCGCCGAGTACGAACTCGCCGAGACCATGGCCGGTCACCGACCCGGTACCCCGGACAACGCCCCGGTCATCGGCCCGCTGGCCGACCGCCCCGACGTGATCGTGGCCTCCGGGCACTACCGGCACGGCATCCTGCTGACCCCGGTGACCGCCGAACGGGTCGTCGACCTGCTCACCAGCGGCGTCGTCGACCCGGCGCTGGCGCCGTTCACCCCGGACCGGTTCACCCGGACCGAACACGCCCCGAGCAGGGAGGAGATCCGGTGA
- a CDS encoding thiazole synthase yields the protein MSEPERDLPGGPGTRPFELGGVSFGSRLILGTGGAANLHVLEQAIRASGTELVTVALRRVDTAATMHGGLLEMLDRCGVRLLPNTAGCYTAAEAVKVARLAREAFDTSWVKLEVIGDDRTLLPDAVELLHAADQLVADGFTVLPYTSDDPVLARRLAEAGCAAVMPAGAPIGSGLGIGNPHHIRLIRQSVDVPVILDAGIGTASDAALAMELGCDAVLLASAVTRAAEPARMATAMRYAVEAGWLAARAGRIPRRFHALASSPDEGRPEL from the coding sequence ATGTCCGAGCCGGAACGCGATCTACCCGGCGGGCCGGGCACCCGCCCGTTCGAGCTGGGCGGGGTGTCGTTCGGGTCGCGGCTGATCCTCGGCACCGGCGGCGCCGCCAACCTGCACGTACTGGAGCAGGCGATCCGGGCCAGCGGCACCGAACTGGTCACCGTCGCGCTGCGCCGGGTCGACACCGCCGCCACCATGCACGGCGGGCTGTTGGAGATGCTCGACCGGTGCGGCGTACGGCTGCTGCCGAACACCGCCGGCTGCTACACCGCCGCCGAGGCGGTCAAGGTCGCCCGGCTCGCCCGCGAGGCGTTCGACACGTCCTGGGTCAAGCTGGAGGTGATCGGCGACGACCGTACCCTGCTGCCGGACGCGGTCGAGTTGCTGCACGCCGCCGACCAGCTGGTGGCCGACGGCTTCACCGTGCTGCCGTACACCAGCGACGATCCGGTGCTCGCCCGCCGGCTCGCCGAGGCGGGCTGCGCCGCGGTGATGCCGGCCGGCGCGCCGATCGGCTCCGGACTCGGCATCGGCAACCCGCACCACATCCGGCTGATCCGGCAGAGCGTCGACGTGCCGGTCATCCTCGACGCCGGCATCGGCACCGCCTCCGACGCCGCCCTCGCCATGGAACTGGGCTGCGACGCGGTGCTGCTGGCCAGCGCGGTGACCCGGGCCGCCGAACCGGCCCGGATGGCAACCGCCATGCGGTACGCCGTCGAGGCGGGCTGGCTCGCCGCCCGCGCCGGCCGGATTCCCCGACGGTTCCACGCGCTGGCCTCCAGCCCCGACGAGGGACGGCCGGAGCTGTGA
- the thiE gene encoding thiamine phosphate synthase gives MPVLGRLHLVTDTRTGRDPVATVRAALAVAGPELVVQVRVEDDATDRDAYDLARRVVDLCAPSGATCLVNDRLHVALAAYAAGGHVGALDLPVHAARRLLGPTALLGATARAPDPAREAVADGASYLGVGPCYVTTTKDGLPEPIGPAGIAAVARAVDVPVIAIGGVTAARVPELLAAGAYGVAVVGAICAAADPAHATAELLAALARTGAPAC, from the coding sequence ATGCCCGTACTGGGACGTTTGCATCTCGTCACCGATACCCGTACCGGGCGTGATCCTGTCGCCACGGTACGTGCGGCGCTGGCCGTGGCCGGACCCGAACTCGTGGTCCAGGTACGCGTCGAGGACGACGCCACCGACCGCGACGCGTACGACCTGGCCCGGCGGGTGGTCGACCTCTGCGCCCCGTCCGGCGCGACCTGCCTGGTCAACGACCGGCTGCACGTCGCCCTCGCCGCGTACGCCGCCGGTGGCCACGTCGGCGCGCTCGACCTGCCGGTGCACGCCGCCCGCCGGCTGCTCGGACCGACCGCGCTGCTCGGCGCCACCGCCCGCGCCCCCGACCCGGCCCGCGAAGCGGTCGCCGACGGCGCCAGCTACCTCGGCGTCGGCCCCTGTTACGTCACCACCACCAAGGACGGGCTGCCCGAACCGATCGGCCCGGCCGGAATCGCCGCGGTGGCGCGGGCGGTGGACGTACCGGTCATCGCGATCGGCGGGGTGACCGCCGCGCGGGTGCCGGAACTGCTGGCCGCGGGCGCGTACGGCGTCGCGGTGGTCGGCGCGATCTGTGCCGCCGCCGACCCGGCCCACGCCACCGCCGAACTGCTCGCCGCCCTGGCCCGCACCGGGGCACCGGCGTGCTAG
- a CDS encoding thiamine phosphate synthase, whose translation MVVVTDRRQARRELPELIRAAVDGGARWVLLRETDLPRDERLALAENLRGILAPAGGTLLVAGPDPLGGGAVHLPAAGPYPPPGLALVGRSCHDEAELGRLSTEDYVTLSPIFSSPSKPGYGPPLHPVGLARLVRRTPVPVLALGGVAEPDQVAACLRAGAAGVAVMGAVMRADDPADLVARLTDRAGEAVRESGR comes from the coding sequence CTGGTGGTGGTCACCGACCGTCGGCAGGCCCGCCGGGAACTGCCCGAACTGATCCGGGCGGCGGTCGACGGCGGCGCCCGCTGGGTCCTGCTCCGGGAAACCGACCTGCCCCGCGACGAGCGACTGGCCCTCGCCGAGAACCTGCGGGGGATCCTCGCCCCGGCCGGCGGAACGCTGCTGGTCGCCGGCCCCGACCCGCTCGGCGGTGGGGCGGTGCACCTGCCCGCGGCCGGGCCGTACCCGCCACCCGGGCTGGCCCTGGTCGGCCGCTCCTGCCACGACGAGGCCGAGCTGGGCCGACTGTCAACGGAGGACTACGTGACCCTCTCCCCGATCTTCTCGAGCCCGTCCAAACCCGGGTACGGCCCACCGCTGCACCCGGTCGGCCTGGCCCGGCTGGTCCGGCGTACCCCGGTCCCGGTCCTCGCCCTCGGCGGCGTCGCCGAACCCGACCAGGTCGCCGCCTGCCTGCGGGCCGGCGCGGCCGGGGTGGCGGTGATGGGCGCGGTCATGCGCGCCGACGACCCGGCCGACCTGGTCGCCCGGCTCACCGACCGGGCGGGGGAAGCGGTACGGGAGAGTGGGCGGTGA